Below is a genomic region from Mesorhizobium sp..
AGAACGCGGTATACGTCGACCGCGGCCCGGTCATGGACGAAGATGCCGGGCCGGCCGGTGGTTCCCGAACTGGTGCAGACGAACAGCCCGTCGCGATACGGAACGCCGGTCGTCGCCGAATGGGCCAGAATCTCCTCGACGCCGGCGCGGCCAAGACCCGGAACGGTAAGCCAGTCGTCAAAGGCGGCCATCAGCTGCGGTTTGCTGACGGGCGGCAGGTGCTCCGGCGCGACGGGGCCCTCCGGAAGCGAGGCGTAGAGCTGGTGGTAGAACGGGGAACGCGACCGCGCGTAGGCCACGAGTTCGGTCAGGCGCCGTTGGCGACGACGGGCGATCCCATCCGGACCGCCACGCTGGGCGCGCCAGACATCGAGCGCCAGACGCCAGGGAGCCGGTCGTTCGCTCATGAGACCGTCCTCGCCGCGAATCCGGCGACGTGGAATGCTCCTCTCCAGCCGCGCCGCGAGCGCGCTGGCATCCATGCTCCAGGTCCCGGATCAGGATTGCCGTGCGCCATCCCGCGCCCCCGGAAGACTGGGGTGTCGCCAGCTTAGGCAGGCGGCCTTCATGCCGCGACCCCGAACAGCGCGCCGATCCCGGCCGTCAGGGCCATGGCGAGCGCGCCCCAGAAGGTGACGCGGAGCGTCGCCTTGAGCACGTTCGCGCCGCCGGCCCGGGCCCCGATCGCGCCAAGAAGCGCGAGAAACAGCAGCGAGGCGACGGAGACGCCGAGCACCAGCAGAGAGGCGGGCAGGACAAGCACCATCAGGAGCGGCAGCGCGGCGCCGACGGCGAAGGTCGCAGCCGAGGTAAGGGCCGCCTGGATCGGCCGCGCCGCGGTGACCTCGGAAATGCCGAGCTCGTCGCGCGCATGCGCGCCGAGCGCGTCCTTCGCCATCAGCTGGTCGGCAACCGTCCGTGCAAGCTCGGGGTCGACGCCCCGCTCGGCATAGATGCGCGCCAGTTCCTCGCGTTCGAACTCCGGCTGGCTTGCAAGCTCGGCGCGTTCGCGCGCCAGGTCCGCCTGTTCGGTGTCGGACTGGGAACTGACGGAAACATATTCGCCGGCCGCCATCGACATGGCTCCCGC
It encodes:
- a CDS encoding VIT family protein — its product is MSRLHRHPESHLVSRIGWLRAAVLGANDGIVSTASLIVGVAAASAAVSDVLVAGVAGLVAGAMSMAAGEYVSVSSQSDTEQADLARERAELASQPEFEREELARIYAERGVDPELARTVADQLMAKDALGAHARDELGISEVTAARPIQAALTSAATFAVGAALPLLMVLVLPASLLVLGVSVASLLFLALLGAIGARAGGANVLKATLRVTFWGALAMALTAGIGALFGVAA